One Sphingomonas sp. FARSPH DNA segment encodes these proteins:
- a CDS encoding RelA/SpoT family protein, translated as MLRQYELVDRVLEYDPDADEALLNRAYVFSMRAHGSQKRASGDPYFSHPIEVAGILTDLRLDDETIATAILHDTVEDTVATSDEIERVFGTNVARLVDGVTKLSKIEAQTENERAAENLRKFLLAMSDDIRVLLVKLADRLHNMRTLHHIPKPEKRRRIAKETMDIYAPLAERVGMYEFMKEMQTLAFEQLEPEAYQSISKRLEQLKLGGGDRIAKIGSGLKLLLARAGVEAEVTGREKHPYSIWRKMSERHISFEQLSDIMAFRVIVPTIEDCYRALGIIHRRWPMVPGRFKDYISTPKRNGYRSLHTSVIHADNARIEIQIRTPEMHAEAEFGLAAHWAYKEKKVRADSQHSWIADLVEILDTAGSPEELLEHTRMAMYQDRIFAFTPKGELIQLPKGATPIDFAYAVHTDLGDQAVGAKINGRVVPLSTVIENGDQVQVLRSKGQVPQPGWLNFAITGKASAAIRRHLRHTERAEQIALGRTLYDDIVRRLPATLAPGALDHAVQRLKLPDEPALMMAIARRHVSDVQVMEALMPGSAGTDAGRLAPQSTAISIKGLTPGVAFDLAECCHPVPGDRIVGLRRPDAGIEVHAIDCPVLAELAERGADETDWVDVDWGDQSDGAVARISVQVRNEPGALGIVSTIIGAHKANIIALRLDTRDTVFHTNVIDVEVHDVHQLMRLIAALRAADAVNAVERV; from the coding sequence GTGCTGCGGCAATATGAACTGGTCGACCGGGTGCTCGAATACGACCCCGATGCCGATGAGGCGCTGCTCAACCGCGCCTACGTTTTCTCGATGCGCGCGCACGGCAGCCAGAAGCGCGCGTCGGGCGACCCGTATTTCAGCCATCCGATCGAGGTGGCCGGCATCCTGACCGACCTGCGCCTCGACGACGAGACGATCGCGACGGCGATCCTGCACGACACGGTCGAGGATACGGTCGCGACCTCGGACGAGATCGAGCGCGTGTTCGGCACCAACGTCGCCCGCCTCGTCGACGGCGTCACCAAGCTTTCCAAGATCGAGGCGCAGACCGAGAACGAACGCGCGGCGGAAAACCTGCGCAAATTCCTGCTCGCCATGTCCGACGACATCCGCGTGCTGTTGGTGAAGCTCGCCGATCGCCTGCACAACATGCGCACGCTCCACCACATCCCCAAGCCCGAGAAACGGCGGCGGATCGCGAAGGAGACGATGGACATCTACGCCCCCCTCGCCGAGCGGGTGGGCATGTACGAATTCATGAAGGAGATGCAGACGCTCGCCTTCGAACAGCTCGAACCAGAGGCGTATCAGTCGATCAGCAAGCGGCTGGAGCAGCTGAAGCTGGGCGGCGGCGACCGGATCGCCAAGATCGGCTCGGGCCTGAAACTGCTGCTCGCGCGCGCCGGGGTAGAGGCGGAGGTGACGGGGCGCGAGAAGCATCCCTATTCGATCTGGCGCAAGATGAGCGAGCGCCACATCAGCTTCGAACAGCTGTCGGATATCATGGCGTTCCGCGTGATCGTGCCGACGATCGAGGATTGCTACCGCGCGCTCGGCATCATCCACCGCCGCTGGCCGATGGTGCCCGGGCGGTTCAAGGATTACATCTCGACGCCCAAGCGCAACGGCTATCGCTCGCTGCACACCAGCGTCATCCACGCCGACAATGCGCGCATCGAAATCCAGATCAGGACGCCCGAAATGCATGCGGAGGCCGAATTCGGCCTCGCCGCGCATTGGGCCTACAAGGAGAAGAAGGTCCGCGCCGACAGCCAGCACAGCTGGATCGCCGACCTGGTCGAAATCCTCGACACCGCGGGCAGCCCGGAAGAGCTGCTCGAACACACGCGCATGGCGATGTACCAGGATCGCATCTTCGCCTTCACGCCCAAGGGCGAGCTGATCCAGCTGCCCAAGGGCGCGACGCCGATCGACTTCGCCTATGCCGTCCATACCGACCTCGGCGACCAGGCGGTCGGTGCGAAGATCAACGGCCGCGTCGTGCCGCTATCGACCGTCATCGAGAATGGCGACCAGGTGCAGGTGCTGCGGTCCAAGGGCCAGGTGCCGCAGCCCGGCTGGCTCAACTTCGCGATCACGGGCAAGGCGTCGGCGGCGATCCGCCGCCACCTGCGTCATACCGAGCGTGCCGAGCAGATCGCGCTCGGCCGCACGCTCTACGACGACATCGTGCGCCGTCTGCCCGCCACGTTGGCGCCCGGTGCGCTCGATCATGCGGTGCAGCGGCTGAAACTGCCGGACGAACCCGCGCTGATGATGGCGATCGCCCGCCGCCACGTGTCGGACGTGCAGGTGATGGAGGCGCTGATGCCCGGTTCCGCGGGCACCGACGCCGGCCGCCTTGCGCCGCAGTCCACCGCCATCTCGATCAAGGGACTGACGCCGGGCGTCGCCTTCGACCTTGCCGAATGCTGCCACCCCGTGCCCGGCGACCGCATCGTCGGCCTGCGCCGGCCCGATGCGGGGATCGAGGTGCATGCGATCGATTGCCCGGTGCTCGCCGAGCTTGCCGAACGCGGCGCGGACGAAACCGACTGGGTCGACGTCGACTGGGGCGATCAGTCCGACGGCGCCGTCGCGCGGATCAGCGTGCAGGTCAGGAACGAACCCGGCGCGCTCGGCATCGTCTCGACGATCATCGGCGCGCACAAGGCGAACATCATCGCGCTGCGCCTCGACACGCGCGACACCGTCTTCCACACCAATGTGATCGACGTCGAGGTCCACGACGTCCACCAGCTGATGCGCCTGATCGCCGCCCTGCGCGCCGCCGACGCGGTGAATGCGGTGGAGCGGGTCTAG
- a CDS encoding winged helix-turn-helix transcriptional regulator: MPEVTMEKLRETLKACSLPAALEAMGERWAFLILRASFNGLHHFEEFQSELGIARNILANRLGRLVEHGILQREAMADDRRKVRYSLTEKGFALLPTMVALRQWGERWETCQPAFPVLVDTRDKRPIAPMAVRAHDGRVLGKGEMIWARPEEVGD; encoded by the coding sequence ATGCCCGAGGTGACGATGGAAAAACTGCGCGAAACGCTCAAGGCATGCAGCCTGCCCGCCGCTCTGGAAGCGATGGGCGAGCGTTGGGCGTTCCTGATCCTGCGCGCATCGTTCAACGGTCTGCATCATTTTGAGGAGTTTCAGTCGGAACTGGGCATCGCGCGCAACATCCTCGCCAACCGACTGGGCCGGCTGGTCGAACATGGCATCCTGCAGCGCGAGGCGATGGCCGACGACCGGCGCAAGGTGCGCTATTCGCTGACCGAAAAGGGATTCGCGCTGCTGCCGACGATGGTCGCGCTTCGCCAGTGGGGCGAACGATGGGAAACGTGCCAGCCCGCCTTTCCGGTGCTGGTCGATACGCGCGACAAGCGGCCGATCGCGCCAATGGCGGTGCGCGCGCACGATGGCCGCGTGCTGGGCAAGGGCGAGATGATCTGGGCGCGGCCGGAAGAGGTCGGGGACTGA
- a CDS encoding sulfite exporter TauE/SafE family protein — MTIEPLYSLAGVLVGVLVGLTGVGGGSLMTPILVLAFGFHPATAVGTDLLYAAATKTVGTTVHGWRGTLDWRIVRRLATGSVPATIVTLLLLGQAQEHSAATQHLLASLLGIVLVASAIATLLRHRIVAALTPRLGETEGREPALLTVALGAILGVLVSLTSVGAGALGMTALLVLYPRRPLKSLVGADIAHAVPLTLLAGAGHWLLGSVDLALLGSLLVGSIPGIVIGSLLAGMMREGVLRPILATVLAIVGVKLLM, encoded by the coding sequence ATGACCATCGAACCGCTCTATTCGCTGGCCGGCGTCCTCGTCGGCGTGCTCGTCGGGCTGACCGGGGTCGGCGGCGGATCGTTGATGACACCGATCCTGGTGCTCGCCTTCGGCTTTCACCCTGCGACCGCGGTCGGCACCGACCTGCTTTACGCCGCCGCGACCAAGACGGTCGGCACCACCGTGCACGGCTGGCGCGGCACGCTCGACTGGCGGATCGTGCGGCGGCTGGCGACGGGCAGCGTGCCCGCCACGATCGTGACGTTGCTGCTGCTCGGCCAGGCGCAGGAGCATTCCGCCGCGACGCAGCATCTGCTCGCCAGCCTGCTCGGCATCGTCCTCGTCGCCTCCGCCATCGCGACGCTGCTGCGGCACCGCATCGTCGCCGCACTGACCCCGCGGCTCGGCGAGACGGAAGGACGCGAACCCGCGCTGCTCACGGTCGCGCTCGGCGCGATCCTGGGCGTACTCGTCTCGCTGACCTCGGTCGGTGCCGGCGCGCTCGGCATGACCGCGCTGCTCGTCCTCTACCCACGGCGGCCGCTGAAAAGTCTCGTCGGCGCGGACATCGCGCATGCCGTGCCGCTCACCCTGCTTGCGGGGGCGGGACATTGGCTGCTCGGCTCGGTCGATCTCGCGCTGCTCGGCTCGCTCCTCGTCGGGTCGATCCCCGGCATCGTCATCGGCAGCCTGCTGGCGGGCATGATGCGCGAGGGCGTGCTGCGCCCGATCCTGGCGACCGTGCTCGCGATCGTCGGCGTCAAGCTGTTGATGTGA
- a CDS encoding LL-diaminopimelate aminotransferase, translating into MSDDFYRIKRLPPYIIAEVNAMRAAARSGGEDIIDLGMGNPDLPPPPHVIEKLVEVAQKPSAHGYSQSKGIPGLRRAQANYYGRRFGVDVDPETEVVVTMGSKEGLASLATAITAPGDVILAPNPSYPIHTFGFIIAGATIRAVPTTPDEHYFESLQRAMEFTIPRPSMLVVNYPSNPTAETVDLAFYERLVAWAKENQVWIISDLAYSELYYDGKPTVSILQVPGAKDVAIEFTSLSKTYSMAGWRIGFAVGNRKLIAAMTRVKSYLDYGAFTPIQAAACAALNGPQDIVEANRQLYHKRRDVLVESFGRAGWDIPAPRASMFAWAPLPPALRHLGSLEFSKQLLTCAHVAVAPGVGYGENGEGFVRIALVENEQRLRQAARNVKRYLTSMGVNTPSRNAG; encoded by the coding sequence ATGTCCGACGACTTCTACCGCATCAAACGCCTGCCGCCCTATATCATCGCCGAGGTCAATGCGATGCGGGCGGCGGCGCGCAGCGGTGGCGAGGATATCATCGACCTTGGCATGGGCAATCCCGACCTGCCGCCACCGCCGCACGTCATCGAAAAGCTGGTCGAGGTCGCGCAGAAGCCGTCCGCGCACGGCTATTCGCAGTCGAAGGGCATCCCCGGCCTGCGCCGCGCCCAGGCCAATTACTACGGCCGTCGCTTCGGCGTCGACGTCGACCCGGAGACGGAGGTCGTCGTGACGATGGGGTCGAAGGAGGGGCTGGCCAGCCTCGCCACCGCGATCACCGCGCCGGGCGACGTCATCCTCGCGCCCAATCCGTCTTATCCGATCCACACCTTCGGTTTCATCATCGCCGGCGCAACGATCCGCGCGGTGCCGACGACGCCGGACGAGCATTATTTCGAGAGCCTGCAGCGTGCGATGGAATTCACCATTCCGCGCCCCAGCATGCTCGTCGTCAACTATCCGTCCAATCCGACCGCGGAGACGGTCGACCTCGCCTTTTACGAACGGCTCGTCGCCTGGGCGAAGGAGAACCAGGTCTGGATCATCTCCGACCTCGCCTATTCGGAGCTTTATTACGACGGGAAGCCGACCGTCTCGATCCTGCAGGTGCCAGGCGCGAAGGACGTCGCGATCGAATTCACCAGCCTGTCGAAGACCTATTCGATGGCGGGCTGGCGGATCGGCTTCGCGGTCGGCAACCGAAAACTGATCGCGGCGATGACGCGGGTGAAATCGTATCTCGACTATGGCGCCTTCACGCCCATCCAGGCGGCGGCCTGCGCCGCGCTCAACGGCCCGCAGGACATCGTCGAGGCGAACCGCCAGCTGTATCACAAGCGCCGCGACGTGCTGGTCGAAAGCTTCGGCCGCGCCGGTTGGGACATTCCCGCGCCGCGCGCGTCGATGTTCGCCTGGGCGCCGCTGCCGCCCGCGCTCCGGCACCTAGGCAGCCTTGAGTTCTCCAAACAATTGCTGACGTGCGCGCATGTCGCGGTTGCGCCAGGTGTTGGGTACGGCGAAAACGGGGAAGGCTTTGTGCGCATCGCATTGGTGGAAAACGAACAGCGGCTGCGCCAGGCGGCGCGCAACGTGAAACGCTACCTCACCAGCATGGGCGTCAATACGCCGAGCCGGAACGCGGGTTGA
- a CDS encoding DUF885 domain-containing protein, translating to MRIDRRGYMAMMAGAAATALVPAPVWAEATAGPDDAALLAFLDAAFDAQTALSPETQTSLGLKTNYDRLDDYTDAAARRSLALEQSQLAEMKRRFRPERLGPQGRLSYRLFEEQVATDARQARYRDYAFPVSTNGSPAGDIPVFLINQHRVESVADAKAYVARLRDSRRVMQEVADRIRAQAAKGIVPPKMVFAPARGDARKVITGAPFDSGADSTLLADFKAKVGKLSAPAATKAQLIADATAALTGPFRQGFDILFAALDAIEPQAKGNDGAWSLPGGDAYYQARLAYYTTTDLTAEQIHQLGLAQVAAIHAEMKGVMTRIGYTGTLQQLFTDLRTDPKFKYPNTDAGRQQYLADARAAIAQTMAAAPRFFRRLPKAALEVRSVEPWRQETASVAFYNPPAPDGSRPGIFYVNLADMTQVQKPQVEGIAHHEGAPGHHFQIARAQELGTLPKFRRFGYYGAYTEGWGLYSERLAKEMGAYTDPYAELGMLSLQVWRACRLVLDTGMHAKRWSRDKAIAYFTENAPLSQRDVTKEVDRYINNPGQATSYMVGQLRIAGLRRKAESALGAKFQLPDFHEVVLANGALPLGVLEEQVDAWVAGVR from the coding sequence ATGCGGATCGACAGGCGCGGCTACATGGCGATGATGGCGGGTGCCGCGGCGACGGCGCTGGTGCCTGCGCCGGTATGGGCCGAGGCGACGGCCGGCCCCGACGATGCCGCGCTGCTCGCCTTTCTCGACGCGGCCTTCGATGCGCAGACCGCGCTCAGCCCGGAAACGCAGACGAGCCTCGGCCTCAAGACCAACTACGACAGGCTCGACGATTACACCGATGCCGCCGCGCGGCGCAGCCTGGCGCTCGAACAGAGCCAGCTTGCCGAGATGAAGCGCCGCTTCCGCCCCGAACGGCTGGGGCCGCAGGGGCGGCTGAGCTATCGCCTGTTCGAGGAGCAGGTCGCCACAGATGCCCGGCAGGCGCGCTATCGCGACTATGCGTTTCCCGTGTCGACCAACGGCAGCCCGGCGGGCGACATCCCCGTCTTCCTCATCAACCAGCATCGCGTCGAGAGCGTCGCGGACGCCAAGGCCTATGTCGCCCGGCTGCGGGACAGCCGCCGCGTGATGCAGGAGGTCGCCGACCGGATCCGCGCGCAGGCCGCCAAGGGCATCGTTCCGCCCAAGATGGTGTTCGCCCCCGCGCGCGGCGATGCGCGCAAGGTCATCACCGGCGCACCGTTCGACAGCGGCGCCGACAGCACGTTGCTCGCCGACTTCAAGGCGAAAGTTGGCAAGCTTTCCGCCCCGGCCGCGACCAAGGCGCAGCTGATCGCCGACGCGACCGCCGCGCTGACGGGGCCGTTCCGCCAGGGCTTCGACATCCTGTTCGCCGCGCTCGACGCGATCGAGCCGCAGGCGAAGGGCAATGACGGCGCATGGAGCCTGCCCGGCGGCGACGCTTATTATCAGGCGCGCCTCGCTTATTACACGACGACGGACCTGACCGCGGAGCAGATCCACCAGCTCGGCCTTGCGCAGGTCGCGGCGATCCATGCCGAGATGAAGGGCGTGATGACGCGCATCGGCTATACCGGCACGTTGCAGCAGCTGTTCACGGACCTGCGCACCGACCCCAAGTTCAAATATCCCAATACCGACGCGGGCCGGCAGCAATATCTGGCGGACGCGCGCGCCGCGATCGCGCAGACGATGGCCGCCGCGCCGCGCTTCTTCCGCCGGCTGCCCAAAGCGGCGCTGGAGGTGCGCAGCGTCGAGCCGTGGCGGCAGGAGACGGCGTCGGTCGCCTTCTACAACCCGCCCGCCCCGGACGGGTCGCGGCCGGGCATCTTCTACGTCAACCTCGCCGACATGACCCAGGTGCAGAAGCCGCAGGTGGAGGGCATCGCCCACCACGAGGGCGCGCCCGGCCACCATTTCCAGATCGCGCGCGCGCAGGAACTGGGGACTTTGCCCAAGTTCCGCCGCTTCGGCTATTACGGCGCCTATACCGAAGGCTGGGGCCTCTATTCGGAGCGGCTGGCTAAAGAGATGGGGGCCTATACCGATCCCTATGCCGAACTCGGCATGCTGTCGCTGCAGGTGTGGCGCGCCTGCCGCCTCGTCCTCGACACGGGGATGCACGCCAAGCGCTGGAGCCGCGACAAGGCGATCGCCTATTTTACGGAGAACGCTCCGCTGTCGCAGCGCGACGTCACGAAGGAGGTCGACCGCTACATTAACAATCCCGGGCAGGCGACGAGCTACATGGTCGGCCAGTTGCGTATCGCGGGCCTGCGGCGCAAGGCGGAGAGCGCCTTGGGGGCGAAATTCCAGCTGCCCGATTTCCACGAGGTGGTGCTGGCGAACGGCGCCCTGCCGCTCGGCGTGCTCGAGGAGCAGGTCGATGCCTGGGTGGCGGGGGTGCGGTAG
- a CDS encoding PHA/PHB synthase family protein — MADAEPTFSKTPDLAELQHWTWVMGRAQQMMMEQGLDWFDAARLPDVADTPAAAQVRDFWHDSLILWQRFLDPAAAPPAPPAPPASEGDARDKRFKDPAWREDPYFDWVRRSYNLIADHMLRGVDRLDGLEEKQKEQLRFAAKGFVDAMSPSNFPATNPEVVQKTIETKGQNLLDGLQHMLADLGRGQMTHSPAEAFEVGRDLATTPGKVVKRTPLYELIQYAPTTESVLATPLVIFPPWINRFYILDLTPEKSFIRWAVDQGITVFMVSWKSADASMKDVIWDDYVGAQIDAIDTVRGLLSVPAVHTVGYCVAGTTLAATLALLSACGAADKVASATFLTAQVDFAAAGDLTHFVDDEQLALIGALSPQGFLDGRYLAATFNLLRGRDLIWSYVTSNYLLGKDHMPFDLLHWNGDVTNLPAKWHLSYLTDLYRDNLLVKPGALSIAGVPLDLTKVATPAYVQAGREDHIAPPESVWKITRLFTGPLRFVLAGSGHIAGVVNPPAAGKYQYWTNDAPAESLEAFVAGARETRGSWWPDWAAWLRERDGETVAATGARIPGEGALPALAEAPGAYVRTR; from the coding sequence ATGGCCGACGCAGAGCCGACGTTTTCGAAGACGCCCGATCTCGCCGAGCTGCAGCACTGGACCTGGGTGATGGGCCGTGCGCAGCAGATGATGATGGAGCAGGGGCTCGACTGGTTCGACGCTGCGCGCTTGCCCGACGTCGCCGACACGCCCGCCGCGGCGCAGGTGCGCGATTTCTGGCACGACAGCCTGATCCTTTGGCAACGCTTCCTCGACCCCGCCGCCGCGCCGCCCGCACCGCCCGCACCGCCCGCGTCGGAGGGCGATGCCCGCGACAAGCGCTTCAAGGACCCGGCGTGGCGCGAGGATCCCTATTTCGACTGGGTCCGGCGCAGCTACAATCTGATCGCCGACCACATGCTGCGCGGCGTCGACCGGCTGGACGGGCTGGAGGAGAAGCAGAAGGAGCAGCTGCGCTTTGCGGCGAAGGGTTTCGTCGATGCGATGAGCCCGTCGAACTTTCCCGCCACCAATCCGGAAGTCGTGCAAAAGACGATCGAAACCAAGGGGCAGAACCTGCTCGACGGATTGCAGCACATGCTCGCCGATCTGGGGCGCGGCCAGATGACGCACAGCCCGGCCGAAGCGTTCGAGGTCGGGCGGGACCTGGCGACGACGCCGGGCAAGGTGGTCAAGCGCACGCCGCTCTACGAACTGATCCAATATGCGCCGACCACCGAGAGCGTGCTGGCGACGCCGCTGGTCATCTTCCCGCCGTGGATCAACCGTTTTTACATCCTCGACCTGACGCCGGAAAAAAGCTTCATCCGCTGGGCAGTGGACCAGGGCATCACCGTGTTCATGGTGTCGTGGAAATCAGCGGACGCATCGATGAAGGACGTGATCTGGGACGATTACGTCGGGGCGCAGATCGACGCGATCGATACCGTGCGCGGCCTGCTGTCCGTGCCCGCGGTGCATACGGTCGGCTATTGCGTCGCGGGGACGACGCTGGCCGCGACGCTCGCGCTGCTGTCGGCGTGCGGGGCGGCGGACAAGGTCGCATCGGCGACCTTCCTGACCGCGCAGGTCGATTTCGCCGCGGCGGGCGACCTGACGCACTTCGTCGATGACGAGCAGCTTGCGCTGATCGGCGCGCTGTCGCCGCAGGGGTTCCTCGACGGGCGCTATCTCGCGGCGACGTTCAACCTGCTGCGCGGGCGCGACCTGATCTGGAGCTACGTCACCAGCAACTATCTGCTGGGCAAGGATCACATGCCCTTCGACCTGCTGCACTGGAACGGCGACGTCACCAACCTGCCGGCGAAATGGCATCTGTCGTATCTGACCGATCTCTACCGCGACAATCTGCTGGTGAAGCCGGGTGCGCTGTCGATCGCGGGGGTGCCGCTCGACCTGACGAAGGTGGCGACGCCCGCCTATGTCCAGGCGGGGCGCGAGGATCATATCGCGCCGCCCGAAAGCGTGTGGAAGATCACGCGGCTGTTCACCGGCCCTTTGCGGTTCGTGCTTGCGGGGTCGGGTCATATCGCCGGCGTCGTCAACCCGCCGGCGGCGGGCAAGTATCAATATTGGACCAACGACGCGCCCGCCGAATCGCTGGAGGCTTTCGTCGCAGGCGCCCGCGAAACGCGCGGCAGCTGGTGGCCTGACTGGGCGGCATGGTTGCGGGAACGCGATGGCGAAACCGTCGCGGCGACCGGCGCGCGGATCCCGGGCGAGGGGGCGCTGCCCGCGCTGGCGGAGGCGCCGGGCGCGTACGTCCGTACGCGGTGA
- a CDS encoding phasin family protein produces the protein MDTIDTAKTAAENATAKAQTFVNEAGDRAKGALEKGRKLMEDAADFGRGNVEALVESSRIAARGLEALSHDGVAYAKKAFEEATATAKQMASVKSPTELLKLQADYARNAFDALVAESSARAETMLKLAGEVAQPISNRVALAAEKMKVSA, from the coding sequence ATGGACACGATCGATACCGCAAAGACCGCCGCCGAGAACGCCACCGCCAAGGCGCAGACCTTCGTGAACGAGGCCGGCGACCGTGCGAAGGGCGCGTTGGAAAAGGGCCGGAAGTTGATGGAAGACGCCGCGGACTTCGGCCGCGGCAATGTCGAGGCGCTGGTCGAATCGTCGCGCATCGCGGCACGCGGCCTGGAAGCGCTGAGCCACGACGGCGTCGCCTATGCCAAGAAGGCGTTCGAGGAAGCGACCGCCACCGCCAAGCAGATGGCCAGCGTCAAGTCGCCGACCGAGCTGCTGAAGCTGCAGGCCGATTACGCGCGTAACGCGTTCGACGCGCTGGTCGCGGAGAGCTCGGCTCGCGCCGAGACCATGCTGAAGCTGGCGGGCGAGGTCGCCCAGCCGATCTCGAACCGCGTCGCGCTCGCCGCCGAGAAGATGAAGGTCAGCGCGTAA
- the clpS gene encoding ATP-dependent Clp protease adapter ClpS — protein MADRRDDGQDDGTGTGLATKTRTRTKQPTPYRVLMLNDDYTPMEFVVLCLQRFFRMNMEEATRVMLHVHQKGVGVCGVFSYEVAETKVGQVIDFARQNQHPLQCTLEKA, from the coding sequence ATGGCCGACCGCCGCGACGATGGGCAGGATGACGGGACCGGCACCGGCCTCGCCACCAAGACGCGTACGCGAACGAAGCAGCCGACGCCGTACCGCGTGCTGATGCTCAACGACGATTACACGCCGATGGAGTTCGTCGTGCTGTGCCTGCAACGCTTCTTTCGCATGAACATGGAAGAAGCGACTCGCGTGATGCTGCACGTCCACCAGAAGGGCGTCGGCGTCTGCGGCGTCTTTTCCTACGAGGTGGCGGAAACGAAGGTCGGGCAGGTCATCGACTTCGCGCGCCAGAACCAGCATCCGCTGCAATGCACGCTCGAAAAGGCGTGA
- a CDS encoding Crp/Fnr family transcriptional regulator — protein sequence MLDSLEQRERHLRRGAVLVRENDRLTELFVIKRGTMMSYVILPDGSRQILRFLFPGDMVAMSGLIYRGATETAMALTECAVAPVERSLLAALIADHPRLAAMFLALDQMERVALTDRLAGLGRTSAKARVAALLIEIRNRLHAGRARDEATFVLGLTQEEVGDATGLTAVHVNRMLRQLEDEGLIAREGGRFTFLDEAGLMRAANHVERGAGIDLAWLPAGR from the coding sequence GTGCTGGATTCCCTTGAGCAACGCGAGCGGCATTTGCGCCGCGGGGCGGTGCTGGTGCGCGAGAACGACCGGCTGACCGAGCTGTTCGTCATCAAGCGCGGCACGATGATGAGTTATGTCATCCTGCCCGACGGCAGCCGCCAGATCCTGCGCTTCCTGTTCCCTGGCGACATGGTGGCGATGTCGGGGCTGATCTATCGCGGCGCGACCGAAACCGCGATGGCGCTGACCGAATGCGCGGTCGCGCCGGTCGAGCGCAGCCTGCTCGCAGCGTTGATCGCGGACCATCCGCGGCTGGCCGCGATGTTCCTGGCGCTCGACCAGATGGAGCGGGTCGCGCTGACCGACCGGCTGGCGGGGCTTGGCCGCACATCAGCGAAGGCGCGCGTCGCCGCGCTGCTGATCGAGATCCGCAACCGCCTTCATGCCGGCCGTGCGCGCGACGAGGCGACGTTCGTGCTCGGGCTGACGCAGGAGGAGGTGGGCGATGCCACCGGGCTGACCGCGGTGCACGTCAACCGCATGCTGCGACAGCTGGAGGACGAGGGGCTGATCGCGCGCGAGGGCGGGCGCTTCACCTTCCTCGACGAAGCCGGCCTGATGCGCGCGGCGAACCACGTCGAGCGCGGCGCGGGTATCGATCTGGCGTGGTTGCCCGCGGGACGGTGA